A single window of Triplophysa dalaica isolate WHDGS20190420 chromosome 14, ASM1584641v1, whole genome shotgun sequence DNA harbors:
- the panx2 gene encoding pannexin-2 — translation MQNILEQNLDMATALLAGEKLKELILPGSTQDDKGGVLAGLMVQLKLELPFDRVVTIGTVIIPILLVTLVFTRNFAEESIYCYTPHNFTRDQALYARGYCWTELRDAVSSVDPELRLSLFEHKFLPYALMAFAGIMYIPALGWEFMASTRLTSELNFLLQEIDNCYHRAAEGRAPKIEKQIQSKGPGITERERREIIENAEKEKSPEQNLFEKYLERRGQSNFLAKLYLGRHLAIICLSSIPITYLSTYYARQRQNEFTCALGEPPDTSSIPELRQNVNCKLPAVQLQRIMALVDIGLLCTMNLIILINLLHLFVVRKSNFVFDKLHKVGIKTRRRWQKSQFCDINILAMFCNENRDHIKSLNRLDFITNESDLMYDNVVRQLLAALAQSNHDATPTVRECGVQTIDPSMDPSVLGVGELGGEPLVIKRPRKKIKWTPTSKPFKEPLTLTRLENSIKADKPKPVRRKNIPDSIIAPLLDTKSTQHPPCIKAAETNNMEKKQTLNLSLDVHPYILTIQKAKAEMTHPEPPPVEHSLSNVYLEGPHTVVHVSASLTKKKGSPPLSTTTAFSDTLSPASYLNGSTTSVHPTDSPKVNDPLNHGTDPESQPVAFSRNSSHSLLNIHHNLYEEEEQSRRDRLASLGELIAAGEC, via the exons ATGCAGAACATCCTTGAGCAGAACTTGGACATGGCCACGGCTCTGCTCGCGGGTGAGAAGCTGAAGGAATTGATCCTGCCAGGTTCAACACAGGATGATAAAGGCGGGGTACTCGCCGGTCTTATGGTGCAGCTCAAACTAGAGTTGCCCTTTGACCGGGTCGTCACCATAGGAACTGTCATCATCCCTATACTGTTGGTCACATTAGTTTTCACACGGAACTTTGCAG AAGAATCTATATATTGCTACACACCTCACAACTTCACACGAGATCAGGCCCTGTATGCCAGAGGCTACTGCTGGACAGAGCTGCGGGATGCGGTGTCCAGCGTTGACCCTGAACTTCGGCTATCCCTTTTTGAACACAAATTCCTGCCCTATGCTCTGATGGCCTTCGCGGGTATAATGTACATACCTGCCCTGGGATGGGAGTTCATGGCTTCCACTCGCCTCACCTCCGAGCTCAACTTTCTCCTTCAGGAGATAGACAATTGCTACCATAGAGCAGCCGAGGGCCGTGCACCCAAAATCGAAAAGCAGATTCAGTCCAAGGGTCCGGGCATCACAGAACGCGAGAGACGCGAGATTATCGAGAATGCTGAGAAGGAAAAGAGCCCCGAGCAGAACCTTTTCGAAAAGTATCTAGAACGCAGAGGGCAGAGTAACTTTCTAGCTAAGCTCTACCTGGGGCGACATTTAGCCATCATCTGCCTCAGCTCGATCCCAATAACTTACCTGAGCACGTACTACGCCCGCCAGAGGCAGAACGAGTTCACCTGTGCGTTGGGCGAGCCGCCGGACACCAGCAGCATTCCAGAATTGCGGCAAAACGTTAACTGCAAGCTGCCAGCCGTGCAGCTCCAACGCATTATGGCTCTGGTAGACATAGGATTGCTCTGCACCATGAacctcatcatcctcatcaacCTGCTGCATTTGTTCGTGGTGCGTAAATCCAACTTCGTGTTCGACAAGCTACACAAAGTGGGCATTAAAACACGGCGGCGCTGGCAGAAGTCGCAGTTTTGCGACATCAATATTCTGGCCATGTTCTGTAATGAGAATAGAGATCATATTAAGTCTCTCAACAGACTGGATTTTATCACGAATGAGAGTGACCTCATGTATGATAATGTGGTGCGGCAGCTCTTGGCAGCGTTAGCTCAGTCCAACCACGACGCCACTCCGACAGTAAGAGAATGTGGAGTGCAAACGATTGACCCCAGCATGGACCCCTCGGTGCTTGGTGTGGGAGAACTAGGGGGAGAGCCATTGGTTATCAAAAGACCACGTAAGAAGATCAAGTGGACCCCTACATCTAAGCCCTTTAAA GAACCCCTGACTCTAACCAGGCTAGAGAATAGCATTAAAGCAGACAAACCTAAACCTGTGCGGAGGAAGAATATACCAGATAGCATTATTGCTCCATTGCTTGACACTAAGAGTACACAGCACCCTCCTTGTATTAAAG CTGCTGAAACTAATAATATGGAGAAGAAACAAACTCTAAATCTCTCGCTGGATGTTCATCCTTACATACTAACCATCCAGAAAGCAAAAGCAGAAATGACCCATCCTGAGCCACCCCCAGTTGAACACTCTCTCAGCAATGTGTATTTAGAGGGTCCACATACAGTTGTCCACGTTTCTGCCTCTCTTACCA AGAAGAAAGGATCTCCTCCACTGTCCACCACCACTGCCTTCTCCGATACTCTCTCCCCTGCATCCTATCTGAATGGCAGCACAACCAGCGTTCATCCTACAGATTCCCCAAAGGTCAATGATCCTCTCAATCATGGGACCGATCCTGAGAGCCAGCCTGTAGCTTTCAGCAGAAACTCTTCACACTCACTGCTGAACATCCATCACAACTTGTATGAGGAGGAGGAGCAAAGCAGAAGGGACAGACTAGCCAGCCTGGGCGAGCTGATTGCTGCTGGAGAGTGCTGA
- the mlc1 gene encoding membrane protein MLC1 isoform X2 — protein sequence MSGPVTCSWINLGYCIPASATESGYTALSLGLLIAAIFSLYMGNVFPTAMDYLRCAAGSSVPAAVVSFAIAKNRQVAVSDFQMVYVSSFAVTTTCLVWFGCKLAISPSAININFNLLLLIVLEVLTASTVILSARSAEDCCSHSKPVYNGPVVVTPATFPTRLLKAYSVIEVIVGISTVFGGIIALNLGTLLPEPYLSVTFFWILVACFPSAIASHVVAEFPSKSSVEMLIAICSVTSPLLFSASGFLSSSVINFIEIFLHEVPLAKLSYDILLLILMGLLLVQAVLTLATIVQCASYKSKLRMGAPEWNTLQLPRHCQQQTSNGTLREFDKDKAWKAVVVQMAQ from the exons ATGTCAGGGCCAGTGACCTGCAGCTGGATAAACCTGGGCTATTGCATCCCTGCTTCAGCTACAGAGTCTGGCTATACAGCGTTGTCATTGGG CTTGTTGATAGCTGCAATTTTCTCTCTCTACATGGGTAACGTGTTTCCAACTGCAATGGATTACCTGCGTTGTGCTGCAGGATCT AGTGTACCAGCTGCAGTGGTGAGCTTTGCCATTGCCAAGAACAGACAAGTTGCT GTCTCAGATTTTCAAATGGTCTATGTGTCATCGTTTGCTGTTACAACAACATGTCTAGTGTGGTTTGGATGTAAGCTCGCCATTAGTCCCTCAGCCATCAAT ATTAACTTTAACCTGCTCCTGCTTATTGTGCTGGAGGTGTTGACAGCAAGTACTGTTATCCTATCAGCACGCTCGGCTGAGGATTGCTGCAGTCACAGcaag CCAGTGTATAATGGCCCTGTGGTTGTGACCCCGGCGACGTTCCCCACCCGTCTCCTCAAGGCTTATTCC GTAATTGAGGTTATAGTGGGCATCTCTACTGTATTTGGAGGAATTATTGCCCTGAATCTGGGCACTCTTCTTCCAGAACCGTACCTTTCTGTCACTTTCTTCTGGATTCTAGTAGCT TGTTTCCCTAGTGCCATTGCCAGCCATGTGGTGGCAGAATTCCCCAGCAAGAGCTCG GTGGAAATGTTGATTGCTATATGTAGTGTGACCTCACCACTGCTTTTCTCAGCATCTGGGTTCTTGTCCAGCAGTGTCATCAATTTCATTGAGATCTTTCTGCATGAAGTGCCACTAGCAAAG CTGTCATATGACATATTGCTGCTCATCCTTATGGGCTTACTGCTGGTACAGGCGGTGCTGACATTAGCCACCATAGTACAGTGTGCTTCATACAAGAGCAAACTCCGTATGGGAGCACCTGAATGGAACACGCTACAATTGCCAAGACATTGTCAG CAACAGACGTCCAATGGCACACTAAGGGAGTTTGACAAAGACAAGGCCTGGAAGGCAGTGGTGGTCCAAATGGCCCAGTGA
- the mlc1 gene encoding membrane protein MLC1 isoform X1 yields the protein MDIRMQREEASSQEVFNYAHMSTLERNSGVGTLSRHLERERLERDSYTVDVRASDLQLDKPGLLHPCFSYRVWLYSVVIGSSLLIAAIFSLYMGNVFPTAMDYLRCAAGSSVPAAVVSFAIAKNRQVAVSDFQMVYVSSFAVTTTCLVWFGCKLAISPSAININFNLLLLIVLEVLTASTVILSARSAEDCCSHSKPVYNGPVVVTPATFPTRLLKAYSVIEVIVGISTVFGGIIALNLGTLLPEPYLSVTFFWILVACFPSAIASHVVAEFPSKSSVEMLIAICSVTSPLLFSASGFLSSSVINFIEIFLHEVPLAKLSYDILLLILMGLLLVQAVLTLATIVQCASYKSKLRMGAPEWNTLQLPRHCQQQTSNGTLREFDKDKAWKAVVVQMAQ from the exons ATGGATATCAGGATGCAACGGGAGGAGGCATCATCCCAGGAGGTGTTCAACTATGCCCATATGTCAACCCTAGAGCGAAACAGCGGTGTAGGGACGCTGAGTCGGcatctggagagagagagattggagAGAGACAGTTACACGGTTGATGTCAGGGCCAGTGACCTGCAGCTGGATAAACCTGGGCTATTGCATCCCTGCTTCAGCTACAGAGTCTGGCTATACAGCGTTGTCATTGGG AGTAGCTTGTTGATAGCTGCAATTTTCTCTCTCTACATGGGTAACGTGTTTCCAACTGCAATGGATTACCTGCGTTGTGCTGCAGGATCT AGTGTACCAGCTGCAGTGGTGAGCTTTGCCATTGCCAAGAACAGACAAGTTGCT GTCTCAGATTTTCAAATGGTCTATGTGTCATCGTTTGCTGTTACAACAACATGTCTAGTGTGGTTTGGATGTAAGCTCGCCATTAGTCCCTCAGCCATCAAT ATTAACTTTAACCTGCTCCTGCTTATTGTGCTGGAGGTGTTGACAGCAAGTACTGTTATCCTATCAGCACGCTCGGCTGAGGATTGCTGCAGTCACAGcaag CCAGTGTATAATGGCCCTGTGGTTGTGACCCCGGCGACGTTCCCCACCCGTCTCCTCAAGGCTTATTCC GTAATTGAGGTTATAGTGGGCATCTCTACTGTATTTGGAGGAATTATTGCCCTGAATCTGGGCACTCTTCTTCCAGAACCGTACCTTTCTGTCACTTTCTTCTGGATTCTAGTAGCT TGTTTCCCTAGTGCCATTGCCAGCCATGTGGTGGCAGAATTCCCCAGCAAGAGCTCG GTGGAAATGTTGATTGCTATATGTAGTGTGACCTCACCACTGCTTTTCTCAGCATCTGGGTTCTTGTCCAGCAGTGTCATCAATTTCATTGAGATCTTTCTGCATGAAGTGCCACTAGCAAAG CTGTCATATGACATATTGCTGCTCATCCTTATGGGCTTACTGCTGGTACAGGCGGTGCTGACATTAGCCACCATAGTACAGTGTGCTTCATACAAGAGCAAACTCCGTATGGGAGCACCTGAATGGAACACGCTACAATTGCCAAGACATTGTCAG CAACAGACGTCCAATGGCACACTAAGGGAGTTTGACAAAGACAAGGCCTGGAAGGCAGTGGTGGTCCAAATGGCCCAGTGA